One Candidatus Nitrososphaera evergladensis SR1 genomic window carries:
- a CDS encoding cupredoxin domain-containing protein, translated as MSHEHEHDSEPVLRTSPARMARGIAIVGITLAIAGTILMFTFKDMIANPPPVALIKKPTPPPPPPAAGVTQISIPSGASVQGSTSYDPGDAKVPLGNKVVWNNADNAIHTATSGTGASDPNVGKAFDTSLINPGEKSKEIEITGAKVGDSFAYHCTVHPFMTGKITIVEAAAGGGSTGSGSGGAAASGPTVHILSGSSVQGAKAYDPTPVEIKKGDKLTVVNDDSAIHTVTSGTGAEDANAGKAFDSSLLDPGKTVSVDTSALAAGSYDFHCMVHPFMKGKLNVT; from the coding sequence GGCATTACGCTTGCTATCGCCGGCACCATCCTCATGTTCACGTTCAAGGACATGATTGCAAACCCGCCTCCCGTAGCGCTGATAAAGAAACCAACTCCTCCACCGCCACCGCCCGCCGCAGGCGTGACCCAAATATCTATACCGTCAGGCGCGTCTGTACAAGGGTCAACATCCTATGATCCTGGCGATGCAAAGGTTCCGCTTGGCAACAAGGTGGTATGGAACAACGCCGACAATGCCATACACACTGCAACCTCTGGCACAGGAGCTTCAGACCCTAACGTTGGCAAAGCCTTTGACACTTCCCTCATCAACCCTGGCGAAAAGTCCAAAGAGATTGAAATCACAGGAGCCAAGGTGGGCGACTCGTTTGCGTATCACTGCACGGTCCACCCGTTCATGACCGGCAAGATCACGATTGTAGAAGCCGCGGCAGGAGGCGGCAGCACCGGCTCTGGAAGCGGAGGAGCTGCAGCATCTGGCCCGACAGTCCACATACTGTCAGGCTCGTCAGTGCAGGGTGCCAAGGCATATGACCCGACCCCGGTAGAAATCAAAAAGGGCGACAAGCTGACCGTCGTCAACGACGACTCTGCAATCCACACGGTGACTTCGGGCACCGGGGCTGAGGACGCCAACGCTGGCAAGGCGTTTGACAGCAGCCTGCTCGATCCGGGCAAGACAGTCAGTGTCGACACGTCCGCCCTCGCCGCGGGCTCGTACGACTTCCACTGCATGGTCCACCCGTTCATGAAGGGCAAGCTGAACGTGACCTGA
- a CDS encoding COX15/CtaA family protein, translating to MTLLQKLSFGTLAVLFSLIFIGGYVSSSGVGLTCPDWPLCPHGFVPAYDFIIEYIHRTVAASTGALVVITMAFTLKSKQAPRGMKIASIIAAGAVIGQITLGAIVIVERLHSILVTGHLALGLVLFSMVLMTTVYAWKIKAQNKAAVEASGRQQPAA from the coding sequence ATGACCCTGCTGCAAAAGCTGTCGTTTGGGACGCTTGCCGTCCTCTTTTCTCTTATTTTCATAGGCGGCTATGTTAGCTCGTCCGGCGTCGGCCTTACGTGCCCTGACTGGCCGCTCTGCCCGCATGGGTTCGTGCCAGCATACGACTTTATCATAGAATACATCCACCGGACAGTCGCGGCAAGCACGGGTGCCCTCGTGGTCATCACGATGGCCTTTACGCTCAAGTCAAAGCAGGCGCCAAGGGGGATGAAGATTGCGTCAATAATAGCAGCAGGCGCGGTAATAGGCCAGATAACGCTTGGAGCGATAGTAATAGTCGAGCGGCTCCACTCGATACTTGTGACGGGCCATCTTGCGCTTGGACTCGTGCTGTTCTCGATGGTCCTGATGACGACGGTCTATGCCTGGAAGATAAAGGCGCAGAACAAGGCTGCCGTGGAAGCAAGCGGCAGACAGCAGCCTGCTGCCTAG
- a CDS encoding iron-containing alcohol dehydrogenase — MWKVMMPRKIAFGENAAKEFQYPKNSLVITTTTPDIYNKWLDYMGIKNYEVYDKVTPDPSIEAIEAIKKQYEGKEIGAYIGLGGGSSMDVCKYLSKLTGIPKILIPTTFGTGAEMTTYAVISFEHKKKLLQDEAFLADAAIVDPYFLPGTPFNILRNSACDAAAQASEGYDSKAGNPFTQFFCREAFDILYDAIMNDKHHMLPYGAMLSGIGFGNSSTTLGHALSYVFSNEGVPHGYALSSCTTVAHKFNKSPYYKRFKEIAQKFKFEPLKLKQPLDAAADVIMPDRGHLDNNPIPVTKQDVVKCLDEIVNTNPLA, encoded by the coding sequence ATGTGGAAAGTAATGATGCCGAGGAAAATAGCCTTCGGCGAAAACGCTGCAAAAGAATTCCAGTATCCCAAGAATTCCCTTGTGATAACCACCACGACGCCTGACATTTACAACAAGTGGCTCGACTACATGGGAATCAAGAACTACGAGGTGTACGACAAGGTCACGCCGGACCCGTCCATCGAGGCCATAGAGGCCATCAAAAAGCAGTACGAGGGCAAGGAAATTGGCGCCTACATCGGCCTTGGCGGCGGAAGCTCGATGGACGTCTGCAAGTACCTTTCCAAACTGACAGGCATTCCAAAGATACTGATACCCACGACGTTTGGCACCGGCGCGGAAATGACGACGTATGCGGTAATCAGCTTTGAGCACAAGAAAAAGCTCTTGCAGGACGAGGCATTTCTGGCAGACGCGGCAATAGTTGACCCGTATTTCCTGCCCGGCACGCCCTTTAACATCCTGCGCAACTCTGCGTGCGACGCGGCGGCGCAGGCGTCTGAAGGCTATGACAGCAAGGCTGGAAACCCGTTCACGCAGTTCTTTTGCAGGGAAGCCTTTGACATCCTCTACGACGCCATAATGAACGACAAGCACCACATGCTCCCGTACGGCGCCATGCTCTCCGGCATCGGCTTTGGCAACTCGTCCACTACGCTTGGACACGCGCTTTCGTACGTATTCTCAAACGAAGGCGTGCCGCACGGCTATGCGCTCTCTTCGTGCACCACCGTTGCCCACAAGTTCAACAAGTCGCCGTACTACAAGCGCTTCAAGGAAATAGCGCAAAAGTTCAAGTTCGAGCCGCTAAAGTTGAAGCAGCCGCTTGATGCGGCGGCCGACGTCATCATGCCTGACAGGGGACACCTTGACAACAACCCAATACCTGTCACCAAGCAGGACGTCGTCAAGTGCCTCGATGAAATAGTGAACACAAACCCGCTGGCCTAG
- a CDS encoding SRPBCC family protein: MTVIKKSMEINAPVNEVFTYFARPEHMADQFPENMGLNVVPVEVKNGFGVGTIFRINGDFDGKRLEWDCETIEYIPLKKIVAKMIEGPFKRWQISVTFDELGERKANVTLEVDYDMPMGPLGGFLDKVKLSKIAERGMENGLLRVKALLEGTGSIPVYITLDAYRHIIKEKMEMNCSVSEAIVKIIKDRQEALAKTA; encoded by the coding sequence ATGACTGTTATAAAGAAGAGCATGGAAATCAACGCTCCAGTCAACGAGGTGTTCACTTATTTTGCGAGGCCGGAGCACATGGCAGACCAGTTCCCCGAGAACATGGGTCTGAACGTCGTGCCAGTCGAGGTAAAGAACGGCTTTGGCGTAGGGACAATTTTTAGGATCAACGGAGATTTTGACGGCAAGAGGCTCGAATGGGACTGCGAGACCATCGAGTATATCCCGCTGAAAAAGATCGTGGCCAAGATGATCGAAGGCCCGTTCAAGAGGTGGCAGATTTCTGTCACGTTTGACGAGCTGGGCGAGCGCAAGGCTAACGTCACGCTTGAAGTCGACTATGACATGCCGATGGGCCCGCTGGGCGGATTCCTCGACAAGGTCAAGTTGAGCAAGATAGCTGAGCGTGGCATGGAAAACGGCCTGCTTCGCGTAAAGGCACTGCTTGAAGGCACCGGCTCCATTCCAGTCTACATCACCCTTGATGCGTACAGGCACATCATCAAGGAAAAAATGGAGATGAACTGCTCTGTCTCTGAAGCGATTGTCAAGATCATCAAGGACAGGCAGGAAGCGCTGGCCAAGACGGCCTAA
- a CDS encoding YncE family protein, protein MSKAALELAVSAAALILLSTSAVLHPPSFPYGRVVAFADDSEDDKIEHSKDEKTNFSSPTFDSSQVVKSTLLDNDKMKYEEVANADGNFPFLVPVGMAYDSETREMYVASSATHSVVVMDATTDTAIDVIPIAERNDTFSFAGPLGLAYDPAMGYIFAANAPYGKVSVISDSDHKIVGEIKISGELGRLAVDTDHNKVYVVNSGTISVVDDETLEVIDNIKLRDGTFMTDIVYDPDDEKMYVAMFGGSYAGAGIAVIDTNTHDVIATVSTYDNVPSNIALDSHYPRVYVTSLSGEVFVISTDNYKITDTIRIPDTPYGYRHDPSTQKVVVYGNFTERIEQMTGKEELLSSSPTAIVFNPDNNYLYVVHYGVGVLSVIDTESLTVIDNISTLPGSHDIAYDPDNHSIYQTHESMNSISILSIEP, encoded by the coding sequence ATGTCAAAGGCCGCATTAGAATTGGCAGTTTCAGCGGCGGCCCTGATTCTTCTGTCAACATCTGCTGTTCTCCATCCTCCTTCTTTTCCTTACGGCAGAGTTGTAGCTTTTGCAGATGATAGTGAGGATGACAAAATCGAACATTCCAAAGATGAAAAGACGAACTTCTCATCTCCAACATTTGACAGTAGCCAAGTTGTCAAATCAACATTATTGGATAATGATAAAATGAAGTACGAGGAAGTCGCTAATGCCGACGGCAACTTTCCCTTCCTTGTGCCTGTTGGGATGGCATATGATTCTGAAACCCGCGAGATGTATGTGGCCAGCTCTGCCACTCACTCTGTCGTCGTAATGGATGCAACCACAGATACAGCGATAGATGTCATTCCAATAGCGGAAAGAAATGACACTTTTTCCTTTGCCGGACCTCTGGGGCTAGCTTACGATCCTGCAATGGGTTACATATTTGCGGCAAACGCACCGTACGGCAAAGTCTCGGTGATAAGTGATTCGGACCATAAGATTGTAGGCGAAATAAAGATTTCCGGTGAGCTGGGAAGACTTGCCGTTGACACAGATCACAACAAAGTATACGTTGTAAATTCAGGCACTATTTCGGTGGTCGACGATGAAACTCTAGAGGTCATTGACAATATCAAGCTGCGAGATGGAACGTTCATGACTGACATCGTATACGACCCTGATGATGAAAAGATGTATGTCGCTATGTTCGGTGGTAGCTATGCTGGAGCAGGAATAGCGGTAATCGATACTAATACACATGATGTTATCGCCACAGTTTCGACATACGATAATGTTCCATCAAATATAGCGCTTGACTCGCACTATCCTCGTGTATATGTAACATCGTTGTCAGGAGAGGTATTTGTGATAAGTACTGACAACTACAAGATTACCGATACCATACGAATTCCGGATACTCCATATGGCTATAGACACGACCCTTCTACACAAAAGGTCGTGGTATATGGTAATTTTACGGAAAGGATTGAGCAAATGACTGGCAAGGAGGAGCTACTCTCGTCCTCACCAACTGCCATTGTTTTCAATCCCGATAACAATTACCTCTACGTTGTCCATTACGGAGTTGGCGTGCTATCTGTAATAGATACTGAAAGCCTGACGGTCATCGATAACATCTCTACATTACCGGGCTCACACGATATTGCGTATGACCCAGACAATCATAGCATTTACCAAACTCACGAATCAATGAATAGCATATCGATACTTTCGATTGAGCCGTGA
- a CDS encoding TetR/AcrR family transcriptional regulator, whose amino-acid sequence MRTRATSQYRAELRERIIQSAVENFAKKGFDKTRMEDIAASCGLAKGTLYLYFKSKEDLFFALCEYNLEQLRNQLSRLFSKKENIMSDAERFYDEYRRASLGADTIWFEMIALSTRNPKLRKILAENQNKVYQAVKEFLKAQIERGFFREDIDVDAIAAGLIALYNGLATNKLLLQTSNSESQRVWTETIRAIIGAASSKQ is encoded by the coding sequence ATGCGAACAAGAGCTACTTCACAGTACAGGGCAGAGCTCAGGGAGAGGATTATTCAGTCAGCGGTTGAGAACTTTGCCAAGAAAGGGTTTGACAAAACAAGAATGGAAGATATCGCCGCATCATGCGGGTTGGCCAAGGGCACGCTGTACCTTTACTTCAAGAGTAAGGAAGACCTCTTCTTTGCATTATGTGAATACAACCTGGAACAATTAAGAAATCAGCTATCCAGATTATTCAGCAAGAAAGAGAACATCATGTCAGATGCCGAGAGATTTTATGATGAATATCGTAGGGCGAGTCTTGGCGCTGACACGATATGGTTTGAAATGATTGCATTGTCCACGCGCAACCCAAAGTTAAGGAAGATATTGGCTGAAAATCAGAACAAGGTATACCAAGCCGTAAAAGAATTTCTAAAGGCCCAGATTGAGAGAGGCTTTTTCAGAGAAGACATCGACGTCGATGCTATTGCCGCAGGCCTCATAGCCCTTTACAATGGTCTGGCGACAAACAAGTTGCTATTGCAAACAAGCAACTCTGAGAGCCAAAGAGTATGGACCGAAACAATAAGAGCGATAATAGGAGCAGCGTCGAGTAAGCAATAA